The nucleotide sequence ATTCCAAGTGTAAATAATGATGGTCCAGAGTCTGCTAATGCCATGATTGCATTGCTCATGTCAGAATCATAAGGTCAACAGTTTATAACCTATCTGGCCATCATAGTTCATGACTTGTACTGGAGAATGCATGTTGCAGAAGGGGAAAAGAACCAGAAGCTGAATGCAATGGAGCTGCAACCTGGATATGTCAGCAAAAAGATCCTGGAAGATGAATGTTAAGACATTGCCTTGATGTCAAAGTCCTCAGTCATCATTCAATGAAAAGTTGAGTTGATTGCACAAGGGTTGAAGATTCAATACAGTACTAGACTTGTATTGTTGATCTTGACCTCAGTCAGCCTTAGTTGGCGAAGTTGTATATCGTAGTACATGGAATTTCATGAGCATATGATGGCCGATTGCTTGGCATGAGTCATGATCCTCATGTGCTAATCACTAATCATTCCTTCTAGTAGGACATGTGTATTATTGTGGGGAGATGTAACTGATAGTTCCTTCGTTATTAAGTCATAATACATAATATATTGATGAAGAAATCATCACTGAGAAGAAATCATCACTGAGACATGACTGAGTTTCTGTTTGGTTTCACTGGAAGTAGATGGAAACTTGGGAATGAAGATGTTGAAAATTTTAGATTCAGAGACACTGTGCTTCTAGTTAAGAAAAAAGAGTGGTGattttattcatgaaaaattAGAAGATGTGAGACAATTAGTATTTAATGATATGAGAAAATGTAGAAAAAGATATaaacatattttattaaaaataacaatTCTATCAAACATTGTAGACAAAGGTTCTTGGCTACAAATATGATATATTTATTCAATTTTGGTCATTTTTTCTAAGATTACAACATATGGTTTGCATCATAACAAAAACAAGATTGTGATAAGGATCACCTGTATGAGAAGAAAATCTGAAACCTCTCCAAAAGTGACTGCAAAAAAGCCCAACTGTTCGCATCCAAGGATGAAGATTGATTCATTGCATGAGACTTCGATATAAATCAATGTGTTGTTTTTGTGACTTGAAAACGGTCACAGTTGCAAGAGTAACCTTGGTTAATTGGAATGATGTCATCACTTATTGATACTAGACTGACATTTCTGTGATGCAAGAATGTAAATGAGACCTCGTCAAATTGGCCTCTCCAGGCATTGCCATTTCCAAGATTGTCTGGTGGATCAATGCGGCCGATAATATTTGAATGCTCTGAAAACAGCTAACAGATTCGCTGTAATCATATAGAAAAGGAAGTTAGTTGACTACAAAAACTGTCATCAAACCATTAGATGAGGTCATTAGAGTGTGAGCTTTCTCCCAAGTTCATCACCAAGTAAGATATCATTTTCATGATCAACAGAGATCAGCTTCCACTTGGTTCTTCCTCATATAGAGGTTACACTTAAATTGCATGAAAAAATTGTCATACCTACAAGATTGGATACATTCGTGACCACAGGGCAATGCTGGTTGGTGATCCATTGTCAAAATTGTAAGCATCCCGATAACTGCAGTCTGCTAAAAAGAGAACTTGGTAAAATCATATAGAGCTAAAACGTCCTCTCATTCAGGAAAAAGTCATACAAGGACATTAAGATCTAGCATCTCATACAAATCCTCACCTTCAGTAGCCAAGTGCTTATAATTGACCAGTTATTTTCTTCAAGTAATCAGGAAGAAGTATGCCGTAGATTGAATCCTCTTCATAATCTGTCAGAGGCATTAACGACCAGAGAAGCATGAGAACACTTGGGCTACAGCTTCCACTAGGGCTTTACCTTGGTCAATTACCATGGCTCGGAGGAAGCCCTAATACACAAGACTGGCAAACCACAACCCATAACTATTGACTAACTAAAATTATTTAATCCAACAAAAATAACTCAAGTAGGAAGCATTCAATAAGATTACCTATCTCACTGATCGGAGTTAATTACAAATTATCTCCTCTAGTTAGCCACCTTTAGTATCtctgtatttatattttaaaaagttatattgacatCCTTATAATTATGAAGGTGAAACATCTAGGTCTATTTACCTTAACGATATCAACTTTTATCAACAAAAAGTAAATTTAACATTCCGATGGTACTAGACGGTGATGATGCTGGAGCTAACGTCGATATAGTTGTGGAGTTGCCTTTTCCCTCTCGACGCCTTCGCTTCGCCCTCCGCCTCCTCTCCCCTATTGCCGCCTAGCACGTTGTTGTAACCCTTTACAGCAATGCCTCCGCCTTGCTCTTCCCCCTCGTGCTCATCTCATTGTCGCCACTGCTTAACCTAGTAAAGAGCGACGGAGATAAGCGTGGGGGATGTCAGGGAGGTGGACGGGGCAAAGGCGACCGTGAGGGCTCTAGTCGTCGCCTCCTCTCCCCCTCATGCTCACCTCTCTCACTGTTGCTGCTATCGTTGCCAGCCAAAGCCCTCACGATCACCTCCACCCCGTCCACCTCCTCTCCCCCTCGTGCTCACCCCTATCGTTGTCACTGCTATCATCGTTGTCCATATCCCTCATAATCGCCTCCGCCCCATCCACCTTCTCTCCCCCTCGCGCTCACCCCTCCTTCTGTCATCATCAACCAGAGCCCTCACGGTCGCCTCTGCCCCATCCACCTTCTCTCCCCCTCGCGCTCACCTTGTCCGTCACCTTCGACGACATCTGTCACCATCggaatattaaatttattattttatctttttattttcatatttttattgataaaactaaCATCATTAAAGTAAATGGATCTAAAATATTTCTAACCCCACCGATCATTCTTGCAGATAGAATAATATAGTCGGAGGAAGGGCACAGAAACAGTATAAAAACGGAGGTATACTAAAGATTCGATTTTTACCAGCAAAGAACAGTAAAGATTCAATTTTGACACGTCAAGACGGGTGAATATGGCAGGGAATCAGGGTTTCAAGTACTACCAATCTAAAGGGGGAAGTGGAAGGCAGAAGGGGCGGACGAGGGGAAAGTGAAGTACCGGAGGGTCGGGATAGGGACGGCCGTCgtcttcttcatcttcatcttctccaATCCCTTCGCCACCACCGTGGTGTTTGGTCGAGATTCGTCCACTTCTTGGTAGGGTTGCGGGGTTCGCCGCCCCATCGACGGACACAGGCGGGGCGTGGAGCGACCGGAGTCCGTCGAGCTCTGTTACGTGGGCGGAGCGCTGACGAGTAACCGCGGCTCGGCTCGGCTGCCCACACGGGAGAGCGGGTCCCACCACTGCAAGGTCTTTTTAGAGCAACTAACAGTCATTGCAACGCTCCGATAGTAACCGTTATTTTGTATGAGAACGGAAGTAACAGTCATTGTATCGTACCCACGTGACAGTTATTTCGTATAATAACGGAAGATTGCCGATACATGCTTTCCACAGTTTGATGACATAATAGAATATACCGGCACACCACCTACAGCCACAAGAACATGCGCTACCCCTCACCGGTTTAAGTCATCCCGAACCCGGTCAATCGCGCGCTGTCCCTTCTCCCGCCGCTGCCAAGGGTTAGGGTTTCTTCCATTCGCAGGTACGCCAACCCCTTCGCCCGAATCATCACCTAGGGTTAGGATATTTTAGTTCATGCTGACGACGATTCATCGATGCCCACGGTTAGGGTTTTCGTTCCAGATTACGGTGTGCTTTCATCGTGTGATTTCCTCTTCTGTTCTTGTTACCGATCCTAGATGTTTTTATCTTGGTTTTTGTTGATCTTTATTGCTCGATTCGGGGCCTTTTTCTGGTTATCAGAACGTTGGTGGAAGCTATTTAGTCGTCATATTTCAGACATCTCTTCTGCGAGCGAATATCGATTTTGATTTTATTGAGAATTGGCCTTACTTTATGGTGCAGAAGTCTTGAGATTTTTTATATGTTTTCTCATTTTCTCTCGGGATGaacatccttttttttatttatatcaccACCATTCTTGATTCTTATATTATCCTCTTTCCTTCAATTCCTACTTCTGTATGTACTGAACACATGCATGATATTTTAGAATCATGAATGTCAACGTTTCCTACTTCTATATCTATTAACCACATTCATGTAATATTTGAGATCCCGAACACTGATGGACATTTTGCCTCTGTTTTGTCCATTCGATATTTTAATTTACTGGAATAGTGTTTTAATTCAACAAATAGCATGTCACAATATTAGCGAAGGCTAAATGCATATAGAAACGTCAGTGTGCTGGTTAACTTCATTTCTTGAGTTGCAATAGTTCATTTTTCATGAGGGTGTCAATATTAACGAAGTTCACCTCTGTTTTTGATCTGTTATTGCATTTGTTTATTAAATACAGTAGTAGATTGGTTAATATATGTTTTTTTGTCATGTGGATAACTATCTTCCAATTAATCATGTAATTTGATCGCTGTTTATCAAACTATTCAAATTTGTCTGTTGCTTGCTGACCACTTGAGTACTGAGCATGTTTGAACAATGTGCTTTTTCTAATTTTCTTTAAACGCTTTGTGAATTTTCATCTTTTCAACTTTTTAGTCTCTTTCAGTTGTATAGTTGGTTATCTTTTTCTGCACTGCTTGGTGGTTCTTTCTCTTTGTAGTCTTTTAATCTTGTGTGCTATTCCATTGGTAAAGTATCTTCATAGTCTTATGGTTTATAATGCAAACTCAAGATCTTGTATGTTCACAGACTGATTTCTGTTTCCAAGTCATGGTTGATATTGGAAAGCGTCAGCAGAGGGATAATGACAGTGAAGGTAAGCAGCAGAAGAAAAGATTGATCAACAATGATGGTACCAGGGACAGTGAATTGGTTGTATATCGTATCCTATGCCCACTTGGTGTTATCGGGAGTGTGATTGGAAAGAGTGGTAAAATTATAAACTCCATTAGACAAGAGACAAATGCTAAAATCAAAATTGTTGATCCTTTTCCTGGTGCTGATAAGAGGGTTATTACTATTTACTGCTATGTTAAGGACAAGAATCCTGTTGATGTTGATGAAGATATCCTGCGACCACTTTGCCCTGCCCAGGATGCCTTGCTTAAGATTCATGATGCTATAGTAAATGCTTTAGATAACTCTAATGAGTTTGAAAATAAACAGAAGGAAGGGGTTTATATCCTAGTGCCAGCAAGCCAAGCTGCAAATATCATAGGTAAGTCTGGGTCTATCATCAAGAAACTGAGATCCAAGACCAATGCAAACATCAAAATTACTCCAAAGGATCCCTCTGATGCCACGCATTCTTGTGCAATGAGTTTTGACAACTTTCTTCAGGTAATTAATACAACTAGCTATGGGAGGTTGAGTAGTGACCTTAAGATGGTTTTGTCTTCTGAAAAATTACAAGTGATTTGTTCCTTGAGGGTAGTGCAATGTTGTTTGCTACTAGAATTATATTTTGAATGTACCTTTTTTGTTAAACTATGTTGTTGAATCTGTAACATTATGTTGCCTCCCCTTCAGTAGCACAGTACATGTTGTATCAATGCAATTATCATTTATGTCTGGCCTAAAATTGCAGCAGAGTTGGCCAGCTATTTGTTAATCAACTCTATGTCAAATGATGTGGAAGCATCAGATAAAAGTTAATTGTACTAGTGCTGACCTTCTCCAAACATTATCCTCTTGTAGAAGTGTCAACACTTGGCATTTTGTTGAACTTATTAGTCTGCCATCACTCCTGTGTGCATCCATCTCTTTTTGGCAGTGAACATCTAGGAAGCATGATAACATCATTTTGGCCTCTGTTCCATTTAGGAAGTTCAGTCACCAGGCTAATTGTACTTGCAATGTTTTCAAATTTTAAGTTTCTTCTGGACTTCTGTTACAAGCAGATTGAGATATAAACTTAGCATTTATTAATGGCAAACTAATGTGCTTGAGTTTTAACAAAACcatgtttatttttttaaaggTAGTGATATTTCTCGTCGACTTATCtatgtttatgatttttttttatctgcaACCACAAAAGCTTGTCAGCTTCCTGCCTCTAGTTATTTCCATTTTAATGGAATCTAGGACCTATGTAGCCTGAATTCTTGCATCTGTCGAGGATCTGTGTTGAACAAATATTCACAAATAGGACTATGGTTGTAGTTTGAGTTTTGTATGTCAGCTAGAAGACAGTCTCACCGATATCCACATTTTGATGGTGACACTGAATTTTTAGGTTTTCAGGTTTCTTACAAGATGATCTTTCAATATTTCATGTTCTGTTAATTGGAAGCCTTAACATTttgtttttctatccaaataaTTTTATCCTCTGTACCTTTATTCGTTTAATTTTAACTTTGATTAAGCCCAATTTAAATCTGTCCATGTTCATTCAAGATTCTATCCAGAAGGCTGGTCATAGTTGCATGAGCTTCAATTGCGACCAATAAGAAATATCCTTCTGCCTGCATGGCTTTGGACATCTTTCTTATCCTTGAACACAACATGAATAAGAACTTACATCGACTTTATAAGTCCTGTTTTTTCTTATCATGATTTTTGTCAAAGTTCTAATGTAGTATTCTTAATTTTGAGTGTTATCAAGCCTGATCCACCAACTGATGAGAAGGCTTGGATGTTTGCAGTGACTATATTTCATGTTATTGTGCATTTTTTCAAGAATATACATGCTTACTGTGGCAGGATCTTTTCATCTATGTGTATGTGCAGATTACTGGTGATGCTGAAGCAATTAAAAGAGCGCTAACTACAGTTTCTGCTATCATGTATAAATTTTCACCAAAAGAAGAGATACCCCTCGATAGCTCAGTTCCTGATCTTCCCCACATATTGATTCCCTCAGATGTTCCCATAATTCCAGCTGGTAGTATCTATCCCACTGCAGACACCATATTACCTCCTGGATCTTTTCCACCAGTCATAGCTGCAACTCATCAAGCATCTGAGATTCCTGGATTTATAGATGCTTCTAATGTGTGGCCAATGTATCCATCTACTCTTCCTGTTGTCCCTGGATATGGTGGTCCAGCACGTTCAGAGGACCTGGTCTTACGAGTTCTGTGCCCATTTGACAAAGTTGGACGTGTCATCGGCAAGCAAGGAAATACTATAAAGAGCATAAGGCAATCCACTGGAGCAAAAATCAACGTTGATGATACTAGGGATGatactgatgagtgtactatcacCATCACATCTAAAGAGGTTAGAACTGTCCTTTTATTTTCATGGTTCTCTTGGTTGTTATGGCTAATAGTTATCTATTGTATGTGATGTATGAATTATAACTGTGCAGTCTTCCAATGATGTGAAGTCCGCTGCAGTTGAAGCTGTTTTGCTGCTTCAAGAAAAGATTAATGATCAAGATGATGACAGTGTTAATATTCGCCTTCTTGTTCCTTCAAAAGTCATTGGCTGTCTTATTGGCAAGAGTGGTTCAATTATAAATGATATGCGCAAAAGTACAAAGGCGAATATTTATATCTCAAAGGGTGAAAAACCCAAACGTGCTGCATCTGATGAAGAGCTTGTGGAGGTTCATTCATGTCCTTAAAATTAAGTTTCACTAGATTTGTTATTTGTTCTcatgcctttttcttctctttaaatGGGCATTCAGGTATCTGGAGAGGTAGGTAAGTTGCGTGATGCACTCGTGCAGATTATTTTAAGGCTTAGAGAAGACGCTTTAAAAGACAAGGATGGTAATCAGAATGCTCAAAAGGACAGCAATCAGAAGGTTCCTCCTGTTGATACTCTTCATTCTAGCAGTTTGTCTGTGCCTCCAGTATTGCCTACTATTCCACCACTTGCACCTTTGAACTATGGCCAAAGAGCTGAAACTGAGAGTGGGATGGGAATATTCTCTGGCAATAATTTGTAATATTACAGCTCGTTGCAGGTACAGGTTGTTTCTTTGCACAGTGTTGCTATGAACTAGTTTACCTTCATCGTAACTGGTGAAGTTATTATGGAGTTTTCTACCCTTAACCATGATAAGTAACATCATTATGGATTTTAATGTTTTTGCTAGAGTTATATTCTGATGACATTTTATGTTCTTTGTCAAGGCTGGAGAGAATGCTTTTGGGCCTCTTTCTTCATTTTCATCGAATACGTACGGAGGGTAAGTTTTTTTTATCCATTGGAATTCTCAACTTTAACTTTGGTGTTTATCATCTGTAAAATTGTATGACAGTTATGAAGTCTTCTAAGGAATATACTTTCCATTTAATTTCACTATGATTCAGAACTAGTAATTCATTTGTCCTATTATATTCTTGtaattaaagatttttttatgaaaatgatGCACCGATTTTTTATACATATGCAAGGTGTCTTGTTTGTTATTTAGTTTTTTGCTGACCTTTTCTTTTGCTGTAGATTTCCAACTTATATTGAGGTAGTGATTCCTGCAAATGCCTTGGCTAAAGTTATGGGTAAAGGTGGCACAAATGTTGACAACATCAGAAAGGTAGGTTTTGAAAGTTTCGGTCACTATGATAGCTGTGCTTTGTGTTACTAGATTGTTtagaagttcatcatcactttacAGGTCATATGATGGTTTAGTTTTTCCTTGGTCAGTACAATTTTTTTAAATTCCAGTCATATTGATACATACCAGGTGATATTTACGTGTTTGATAacatatattttgatatcattttgatatatagttcattttaatttttatcatggtaCCGAGCAGTATAGGTTGGTGTGCTACTTGATATTCCGTTATCTTATTAGTCTGATCGATTACAGACACCAATACAAGACTGATCTTTAAAACCTCGGGTTAGATTCCCTTATCTATTAACATTCAGTTCTGATATGTGAACTTCAATTTTCATTGTTGTTTGCTCAATTCTATACCGGCATACATCTGAAGAACTATATATAGGAAAGTAAGTTTGGCACTGTAGGAATGAATTTCTAGTTACTGCACTTTGTCTTTTGGTGATTGGCCCACAAGAAAGTGATACAAGAGTTAAACCTTTTGCAGAATATGAGTATTTTGCTGTAAGTTATATTTTAAAAGGTGGAACAGACTGACCCAAGTGGCTCAGTTTGACTCCTTTAAAGTTTTATTCTATTTGTACCTAAGTTCTCTGTCCCTCAAAAAAAAAGGTTCCTATTCTTGTTACAGAgtagaaaataatatatttatatttatatatatatatatatatatatatatatctgtttcCACAATGTGGCATGCTGTTGTATGTCCAGCCAACGGGAAATTATGGTTGCATAGTTTGATATTGCTTGCACGACATGATAGCTGGTATGTCAGATGATGATTACATTCTGTGAACCGTAAGAGTTGGTACTTGTGGCATATGGTTTGTCTTTGCTTGTGCAACATGTTAGCTGGTATGATAGACAAAAATTATATTCTGTGAGCTCAGTGTTGATACTTATGGCATATGTTAGATGAAATTTTGAAAGATTTAGTTCATGGACTGTGaaaatcatataatatatatgtaattGCATGGTCTGACATAATGGTTATGTTTTTCTTGCCTATAACTAGTGAAATTGTGAAACATTTTAATATGAAAAGTCATTTTTTTACATAGAGAAACTGTAATGCCTTGTGGCTTGAATTGTTTGATTAGATTCTGTTTTATTTTATCGTTGCAGATATCAGGAGCTCATATAGAAATTGTTGACTCAAAGGCATCCCGTTTTGAACGCATTGCCCGGATATCTGGTACCCCCGATCAGAAGCGGTCAGCAGAGAACTTAATTCAGGCCTTTATAATGTCTACCTAAGATGACGGTCAATTTCCAGAGTTGGTGAATTTTTGAACTCCTTTTGTGATGCTTCAAGCTTTTCATAATTCCCTTAGGTCTATTATGAAGAACAATGGTAcaattcctcctcctcctgtctTTTGTACCAAACAGAGTCCACTCGTTTCTTGCAAAGTCTACTGCCAACTGTCCTTCATGAGAACTGTTCCCTGTCATGAACCTATCTTATATCATAAAATTTCTCGAATCCTTGATTTACTCTGATGTTAAATTCTTGCGAGTCCTTAATTGGCACAATGCCAATGTCCTTTGTCTGACAAGTCTTTGGTGACTTCTCGTGCTTGCATAGTTATGCTTATTACCAAATTTGTCTCTTTTCCCTCATCAGATACTGTCTATCCGCTAATATAATGGTCAAATTTGATACGTTATTCACTGCTGAACTGAACTTTGTTGGTATTCATCACTGAAACAGTGAACTGAGTGCTAAAACTCAAAAATCATTTATTTCCGAAATCTCTTTGATGTTTCTCATATGAGACTGATATAAATTTAGTTCTACTGACTGCTTCAGCGCCTGAACCTTGTTCATAAGTTAGTGTGTATGTTATTGTTCCTTTATACTTGTTGCATCACAAAactatcattttctttttctcaaaGGATCCTCTTGTAGCGTCAGTTCTGAATTGTATATAGCATTTATGTCTTCCCCCTGTTCTCTTCTTTCTTTGTACATTGTATTGTTTCTCTTGCTATCTGTTCTTTAATCTTGGTTTCATGTTCTCCCAAATTGGTCATTCATGTATCCTAAACAAAAAATCTGGTAGAAACTAGTGGTTATTCATGTGGTGAGGTCATTATTCTCCACCCATCAATATGCCTACAATGAATTTAGACAAGTGCCCAATTTGTTCCATGAGTTCATGCGGTCTCTTTGGTGCTAACCTAGTTCCATCGACAGGAGCACTAACCTAATTGGTTGGCTGAAGTCGTCTAATTAATAATGAAGAATTCTTTTACTGACAGTCATGTAAATAATAAATGTTGTACATGCTGATCGAGCATGGCTATTGGATTGATACCTCAGATGACAAATGAACTGTTGTTTCTTAGAAGGTAAAAGAGCTAAAAAGTTGGAAAGTTGTTGTTATGAACTTTTCATTTTAGATGGTTGAAAAGTTGATGTTGTGAGCTTATCGTTTTAGATGGTTGCTTAATTGTTTGCaaatgatatatttatatttatgataattttGTCTCAATCAATGTCCTGAAAAGAAAATTTGTTGTCTGATGAGCATAATGTCTCTGGTGGATAGCATCATGTCTCACGCATGTTGGATGCGTCTTATTCTTTGCATATACTTTATTGATGAGCACGTCATTTTCCCTGGGGTTCTGCAGTTGGCATTGTTCTATGCTGTTGTTTGAGATGGATTAGAGTTCTACCATGTGGGTTCTGAAATCTGCAGATTACAGGTACGATTCTGTTGATGTTCTCGTTGGATCAGTTGCCTGacactttttgttttttttctttttgtgctgGCCATGAATGATAGCACCTCATATTCCCACTGCGTTGCACCACCAGTAATGTAATAATGCACGGCCATCACTGTTCTTCTCCGTCATGTTGCATTTGATTTCAACCATTAATGTTTCCATCATAGCAAAAATGATAGGTACCTCATTGCTTGTAGCTTCATCTGTCTCAATCTTGACTTTGCATGCAAAAGAGAATAATAATTGTAACAAACAAGACAGAATGCCAATTAAAAGTAGGGTTAAATATAAAAATGTAGTGGGTTCTGTATGACTCATTTGATCATGACGAGGTCTCAAAATAGCCTTAGTGGCAACCTTTCtcacttttttccttttttatcctCAATGGGTTCTCTGTGTTGTCATTCTCCTGCTTTCATGTAAGAGTCCAATTAAAATCTGAATCAT is from Musa acuminata AAA Group cultivar baxijiao chromosome BXJ1-6, Cavendish_Baxijiao_AAA, whole genome shotgun sequence and encodes:
- the LOC135675748 gene encoding KH domain-containing protein At4g18375-like isoform X1 — protein: MVDIGKRQQRDNDSEGKQQKKRLINNDGTRDSELVVYRILCPLGVIGSVIGKSGKIINSIRQETNAKIKIVDPFPGADKRVITIYCYVKDKNPVDVDEDILRPLCPAQDALLKIHDAIVNALDNSNEFENKQKEGVYILVPASQAANIIGKSGSIIKKLRSKTNANIKITPKDPSDATHSCAMSFDNFLQITGDAEAIKRALTTVSAIMYKFSPKEEIPLDSSVPDLPHILIPSDVPIIPAGSIYPTADTILPPGSFPPVIAATHQASEIPGFIDASNVWPMYPSTLPVVPGYGGPARSEDLVLRVLCPFDKVGRVIGKQGNTIKSIRQSTGAKINVDDTRDDTDECTITITSKESSNDVKSAAVEAVLLLQEKINDQDDDSVNIRLLVPSKVIGCLIGKSGSIINDMRKSTKANIYISKGEKPKRAASDEELVEVSGEVGKLRDALVQIILRLREDALKDKDGNQNAQKDSNQKVPPVDTLHSSSLSVPPVLPTIPPLAPLNYGQRAETESGMGIFSGNNL
- the LOC135675748 gene encoding KH domain-containing protein At4g18375-like isoform X2: MTVKITGDAEAIKRALTTVSAIMYKFSPKEEIPLDSSVPDLPHILIPSDVPIIPAGSIYPTADTILPPGSFPPVIAATHQASEIPGFIDASNVWPMYPSTLPVVPGYGGPARSEDLVLRVLCPFDKVGRVIGKQGNTIKSIRQSTGAKINVDDTRDDTDECTITITSKESSNDVKSAAVEAVLLLQEKINDQDDDSVNIRLLVPSKVIGCLIGKSGSIINDMRKSTKANIYISKGEKPKRAASDEELVEVSGEVGKLRDALVQIILRLREDALKDKDGNQNAQKDSNQKVPPVDTLHSSSLSVPPVLPTIPPLAPLNYGQRAETESGMGIFSGNNL